The window TTTCAGACCTACAGTTGCGATGCTTTGAACGACCAATTGCCACTTGAGCCGATTACGTGTTCGCGGATTTATGATTCGGATCTCTGATATTGGAATTGATTCAACTTGTTGCTCGTTCACGCTAGATCCTCCACCGAAATTCTTTTTGCGAGGTTGATAAACAGACTGAGGGTATCGAATCGATACAGGTCGAGTGAAACTCCATTGTCTGCCGCAAGACTGAGCCGCTTCCAGAGGAGATCAATGCTCGGAAGCAGGTAGTAATCCTTAACGGTCTGATTCCCTGGATTCAATCGGGCGGCAATGGTAATGTCCGGCATTAGGCCGGCATCGAACCTGAGTCGCCACCGTGGGGACTGGGCTTTTGTCTCCTGACATCTTGAAAGGATGAGAGACGCCGTGTATTCGGAATTGATGGTCAGCAGGTCGGAACGGTCGTCTATGTCTACTTGCGCACCGGTCGCTCGCAGATCCGCAACAATGATCTCGACCAGATCTTGATGCCGCCGACGCAACTCCCGATTTGCTTCAATAAAGCTGGAATCTCGCCGGTCGCTCCAACCAATCAGCTCGTAAGCTCTATGCAGACCGCCGAATCGCGACATGTACATTGAACTTGAAGGCATATCTTCTGCTTCATCGATCAGTATCCCCGACAGTTTTCCGCACCTCTCCAACAGAGATCGCAATCGCGCGAGCAAGTCCTCGTCTGACAAGTGAATATGTCGAGCATCGATAATCCGTCGAGCTTGCAAAAAGACATCTGTGGGAACGATTGCCTTGAATGCTTCACTACGAGAGATCCACATTTCAGGCGGATTGATCAGGCGTTTCATCTTCAGCTTGTAAGAACGGCGGTTGTATACATTGGCTCCGACGTATTTAGGATTGGTGAGAATCTGATGAATCGTCGCTCTCGTCCAAGGTCTCCCCATGTCAGATAGCACACCCTTGCTGTTGAGATAAAAGGCAAGATTTTTTTCTGACTGCGCATCTTCGGTGAACCTCGAGAACAGGTCCCTCACTACCAGAACCTCGGCATCCGGCCCAGGCACCAGGACAACACGGTCCGTCTGTAAGCTCTTCCGTTCGCCTCG is drawn from Edaphobacter lichenicola and contains these coding sequences:
- a CDS encoding recombinase family protein; its protein translation is MSTEHQQYSPQNQSDTITKYAITHNMDVVATYDDHGRSGLNLAGRDGLSQLLRDVEQGNTNFTDVLVYDVSRWGRFQDADESAYHEYVLKRAGIRVHYCGEQFANDGSMASALMKTLKRTMAGEYSRELSVKVFAGQCRLIELGFRQGGPAGYGLRRQLIDRDGREKGLLTRGERKSLQTDRVVLVPGPDAEVLVVRDLFSRFTEDAQSEKNLAFYLNSKGVLSDMGRPWTRATIHQILTNPKYVGANVYNRRSYKLKMKRLINPPEMWISRSEAFKAIVPTDVFLQARRIIDARHIHLSDEDLLARLRSLLERCGKLSGILIDEAEDMPSSSMYMSRFGGLHRAYELIGWSDRRDSSFIEANRELRRRHQDLVEIIVADLRATGAQVDIDDRSDLLTINSEYTASLILSRCQETKAQSPRWRLRFDAGLMPDITIAARLNPGNQTVKDYYLLPSIDLLWKRLSLAADNGVSLDLYRFDTLSLFINLAKRISVEDLA